In one Chryseobacterium camelliae genomic region, the following are encoded:
- the lhgO gene encoding L-2-hydroxyglutarate oxidase, producing the protein MNYDIVIIGAGLVGLATAYQAKLKNPDSKILILEKENDVSLHQSGHNSGVIHSGIYYKPGSLKAKNCIEGYNSIINFAKEYDIQYDLCGKIIVATSQEELPLLNNIYKRGEENGLQNLRYLSREEFREIEPHCEGVKAIKVPQTGIIDYPGIARKIKELFEELGGEVKFNNEVKNIINKETEIIIRTNISEFKSRKLVSCAGLYSDKITKMTNEKNDVIIIPFRGEYYKLKDEKKHLVKHLIYPVPDPNFPFLGVHFTRMIDGNIEAGPNAVLAFKKEGYKFFDFNLNETVQTLMWPGFRKIVAKYGRTGLGEIHRSLSKTAFTHALQKLLPEIQEHDLTTGGAGVRAQACDRNGGLIDDFDIVKNGNIIHVRNAPSPAATSCFSIGNKISELIEN; encoded by the coding sequence ATGAACTATGATATCGTAATTATCGGAGCTGGTCTAGTAGGATTAGCTACGGCTTATCAGGCCAAACTTAAAAATCCTGATTCTAAGATCTTAATCTTAGAAAAAGAAAATGATGTATCATTACACCAGTCTGGGCATAATAGTGGAGTAATTCATAGTGGAATTTATTATAAACCTGGTAGTCTAAAAGCAAAAAATTGTATTGAAGGGTATAATTCAATTATCAATTTTGCAAAAGAATATGATATCCAATATGATCTTTGCGGTAAAATTATTGTTGCGACCTCACAAGAAGAATTACCACTCCTTAATAATATCTATAAAAGAGGGGAAGAAAATGGTCTTCAGAATCTTAGATATTTATCTCGTGAAGAATTTCGTGAAATAGAACCACATTGTGAAGGTGTTAAAGCCATAAAAGTTCCTCAGACGGGCATTATCGATTATCCCGGTATAGCCAGAAAAATTAAAGAACTTTTTGAAGAACTTGGAGGGGAAGTTAAATTTAATAATGAAGTTAAAAATATTATCAATAAAGAAACTGAAATTATTATAAGAACCAACATCTCTGAGTTTAAAAGCAGAAAGCTTGTTTCGTGTGCTGGGCTTTATTCAGATAAAATAACGAAAATGACTAATGAGAAGAATGATGTTATTATTATTCCTTTTCGAGGTGAATATTATAAGCTTAAAGATGAAAAAAAACATCTTGTAAAACATCTTATTTATCCTGTCCCCGATCCTAATTTTCCGTTTCTAGGAGTTCATTTTACAAGAATGATTGATGGAAATATCGAAGCTGGCCCAAACGCCGTTTTAGCTTTCAAAAAAGAGGGGTATAAATTCTTTGACTTTAATTTAAACGAAACCGTACAAACTCTTATGTGGCCGGGTTTTAGAAAGATTGTAGCCAAATACGGAAGAACAGGATTAGGAGAAATACATCGTTCTCTTTCAAAGACTGCTTTCACTCATGCGTTACAAAAGCTATTACCTGAAATCCAGGAACACGACCTTACAACAGGAGGGGCTGGAGTAAGAGCTCAGGCCTGCGACAGAAATGGAGGTTTAATTGATGATTTTGATATTGTTAAAAACGGAAACATTATCCATGTAAGAAATGCACCGTCCCCAGCAGCAACATCTTGTTTTTCTATCGGAAATAAGATCAGCGAATTAATAGAGAATTAA
- a CDS encoding O-antigen polymerase: MTKEINFKKFFSMGYTLVYLIFFCFLPLYYHDNLDNSILMLMIAITLISIIIFVATLNSRIVFGGKKKYFYLDFDFFSKTILSIYVIVVMIILITAPSIPIIEAFKGTSQGDLIMLRESFLKTRTGWESILPYIITVLDSAIIPYIIIESFLRKSRNRFFYLIIFLMYSISFLEKAYLFKIIIPLMFYLYTKAKNRKLFLIRSGVIILGFLSFMFTITQFGGVENSEKRSFFSIEYIPTGILDAIVWRSFVVPVRTSYDALLFFQNEFSDNLLGATSNLIATLTLQERINFERLLYFNQFGGNGTGNANFCFIEDAYINFSFVGVIFFSFLAGSLTRMTLKSRNLAAISILPFFLFQIYNVSFIANFLNNGYFIFFFIIKFVKFRKSN, encoded by the coding sequence ATGACGAAAGAAATAAATTTTAAAAAATTTTTTAGTATGGGTTATACATTAGTATACCTCATTTTTTTCTGTTTCCTTCCTTTGTATTATCATGATAATTTAGATAATAGTATTCTAATGTTGATGATTGCAATTACTCTTATCTCTATCATTATTTTTGTAGCTACCCTCAATAGTAGAATAGTTTTTGGAGGAAAAAAAAAATATTTCTATTTAGACTTTGATTTTTTTTCAAAAACAATCCTCTCAATATATGTAATTGTTGTAATGATCATTCTGATCACAGCTCCAAGTATACCCATTATAGAGGCCTTTAAAGGAACTTCACAAGGAGATTTGATAATGCTTCGGGAAAGCTTTCTTAAAACTAGAACAGGTTGGGAAAGCATATTGCCATATATTATAACGGTGTTAGATTCAGCAATAATACCTTATATTATCATTGAGTCCTTTTTGAGGAAAAGCAGAAACCGTTTTTTTTATCTTATTATTTTCTTGATGTATAGTATCTCATTTTTGGAAAAAGCATATTTGTTTAAAATTATTATTCCACTTATGTTTTATTTATATACAAAGGCTAAAAACAGAAAACTATTTTTAATACGATCTGGTGTTATCATACTTGGTTTTTTGTCTTTTATGTTTACAATTACACAGTTTGGAGGGGTGGAAAATAGTGAGAAAAGAAGTTTTTTTTCTATAGAATATATTCCCACAGGTATTTTAGATGCAATAGTATGGCGGTCTTTTGTAGTACCGGTAAGAACTTCTTATGATGCACTTCTTTTTTTTCAAAATGAATTCAGCGACAATCTTTTAGGGGCTACCAGCAATCTTATAGCCACTTTAACATTGCAAGAACGTATTAATTTTGAAAGGCTATTGTATTTTAATCAATTTGGGGGAAATGGGACTGGAAATGCTAATTTTTGTTTTATCGAAGATGCTTATATTAATTTTAGTTTTGTGGGCGTAATATTTTTTTCTTTTTTGGCTGGAAGCCTTACCCGAATGACATTAAAGAGCAGAAATCTCGCTGCAATTTCAATATTACCTTTCTTCCTATTTCAGATTTATAATGTATCTTTTATTGCAAATTTTTTAAATAATGGTTATTTTATTTTTTTCTTTATTATAAAATTTGTAAAATTCAGGAAAAGCAATTGA
- a CDS encoding oligosaccharide flippase family protein has product MREKVKSLINSQSIRNSFLLMVGTGISQFAPVLFSPLLTRIYSPADFGNLAIFMAFSVIIGMCASGMYEYAIVLPENEKDALNIIKLITILALSISFLIGITIVLLSLFLKLDFFYFLVPFSVFFIACYNVMSYWFNRVRKYKTLNMIKIFQAVILIAASFVFYNNKNGLIYGFLIGGLFCFFVYFFVFYKHFRTINLQEIKILSVTYKKFPILILPSSLMNTVSSYAPVFFMKKFYSTSQLGSFSMSSRVLTAPLSVISTAIGQVYFKNLSDYSNEKNDNLIKKTFLNSTYVLCVLSASIFLPLFFFGEELSIIVFGKAWRQAGQFIEIIALASMVKFIVSPLSTILIVKKELNKLAKWQTVYFCTTMTIFIVGSFYSIKTLLWIYVIHETVLYGIYYYVMRKVVYQK; this is encoded by the coding sequence TTGAGAGAAAAAGTTAAAAGTTTAATTAATTCACAAAGCATTAGAAATTCTTTTTTGTTGATGGTAGGTACGGGGATTAGTCAGTTTGCACCGGTACTTTTCAGTCCTTTATTAACAAGAATTTATTCTCCTGCTGATTTTGGGAATTTGGCTATTTTTATGGCTTTCTCTGTTATTATTGGTATGTGTGCTTCAGGAATGTATGAATATGCTATAGTTTTACCAGAAAATGAAAAGGACGCCTTAAATATTATTAAGTTAATAACAATATTAGCACTGTCAATCAGTTTCTTAATAGGAATTACTATTGTGTTACTAAGTTTATTTTTAAAATTAGATTTTTTTTATTTCTTAGTTCCTTTTTCTGTTTTTTTTATTGCGTGTTATAATGTGATGTCTTATTGGTTTAATAGAGTGAGAAAATATAAGACTTTGAATATGATCAAAATCTTTCAAGCAGTCATACTTATTGCAGCTAGTTTTGTATTTTATAACAATAAAAATGGACTCATTTATGGGTTTTTAATTGGTGGTTTATTTTGTTTTTTCGTGTATTTTTTCGTGTTTTATAAACATTTTCGTACTATTAATCTTCAAGAGATTAAAATCTTATCGGTTACTTATAAAAAATTTCCTATACTTATCCTCCCTTCATCTTTGATGAATACAGTAAGTAGTTATGCACCGGTTTTTTTTATGAAAAAGTTTTATTCAACATCGCAATTGGGATCTTTTTCCATGTCTAGCCGCGTACTTACCGCACCTTTATCCGTGATTAGTACCGCAATAGGACAAGTATACTTTAAAAACTTGTCAGATTATTCTAATGAAAAAAACGATAATCTTATAAAAAAAACATTTTTAAACAGCACCTATGTATTATGTGTTTTATCAGCTTCTATTTTTTTACCATTATTCTTTTTTGGTGAAGAGTTATCTATTATAGTTTTTGGAAAAGCTTGGCGGCAAGCAGGACAATTTATAGAAATTATCGCATTAGCATCCATGGTCAAATTTATTGTATCCCCTCTGAGCACTATTTTAATTGTAAAAAAAGAATTAAATAAATTAGCGAAATGGCAAACAGTTTATTTTTGTACAACAATGACGATTTTTATTGTAGGTAGTTTTTATTCTATTAAAACATTGTTATGGATTTATGTAATACATGAGACAGTACTATACGGCATCTATTATTATGTAATGAGAAAGGTAGTATACCAAAAATAA
- a CDS encoding Gfo/Idh/MocA family protein — translation MNDKIKFTVVGCGHIGKRHAEMISRNGEAELVALIDVKDKSSLGLETYDVPFFNSLDAFLDSGIQTDVINVASPNGFHAEQGMKVLESGRHLVIEKPMSLTKKDSEALIFKGLQKHKQVFCVMQNRYSPPSFWLKDLLESGKLGEIFMVQINCYWNRDDRYYKPESWHGKKELDGGTLFTQFSHFIDLMYWYFGDITNIQAKFADFNHEKLTDFEDSGFVSFDFVNGGMGSLNYSTSVWNKNLESSITVIAENGSLKVGGQYMNEVEYCHIKDYEMPELAPTNPGNDYGAYKGSAANHHYIIENVVDVLKGRNSITTNALEGLKVVDIIERIYNLKDNKNEL, via the coding sequence ATGAATGATAAAATAAAATTTACTGTAGTTGGTTGTGGTCATATTGGTAAAAGACATGCTGAAATGATAAGCCGAAATGGGGAAGCTGAGTTAGTAGCCCTTATTGATGTTAAAGACAAATCATCTTTGGGTCTCGAGACTTATGATGTTCCATTCTTCAATTCGTTAGATGCATTTTTAGATTCAGGAATTCAAACTGATGTTATTAATGTTGCTTCACCTAATGGTTTTCATGCAGAGCAAGGAATGAAAGTTTTAGAATCTGGCAGACACTTGGTTATTGAAAAACCTATGTCCTTAACAAAAAAAGATTCTGAAGCTTTAATTTTTAAAGGATTACAAAAGCATAAGCAAGTATTTTGTGTAATGCAAAATCGCTATTCTCCTCCCTCTTTTTGGTTAAAGGATCTTTTAGAGTCTGGTAAATTGGGTGAAATTTTTATGGTACAAATCAATTGTTACTGGAACAGAGATGATCGTTATTATAAACCAGAGTCTTGGCATGGTAAAAAAGAGTTGGATGGAGGTACATTGTTTACTCAATTTTCTCATTTTATTGATTTGATGTATTGGTATTTTGGTGATATTACAAATATTCAGGCAAAATTTGCTGATTTCAATCATGAGAAATTAACTGATTTTGAAGATTCAGGTTTTGTTTCTTTTGATTTTGTGAATGGAGGTATGGGTTCTTTAAACTATTCTACTTCTGTTTGGAATAAAAACTTAGAAAGTAGTATTACTGTTATTGCAGAAAATGGATCTTTAAAAGTGGGGGGACAATATATGAATGAAGTAGAATATTGTCACATCAAAGATTATGAAATGCCCGAATTAGCACCGACAAATCCTGGGAATGATTATGGGGCATACAAAGGAAGCGCAGCAAACCACCATTACATCATAGAAAATGTTGTCGATGTGTTAAAAGGGAGAAATAGCATTACTACAAACGCTTTGGAAGGCTTGAAAGTGGTGGATATTATTGAGAGAATTTATAATTTGAAAGACAACAAAAATGAACTTTAA
- a CDS encoding acyltransferase, producing the protein MSDFFAHETAVIDEGCEIGAGTKIWHFSHIMPNCILGEKCNIGQNVVVSPKVILGKNVKVQNNVSIYEGVTCGDDVFLGPSMVFTNVINPRSAVNRKNEYLKTHVGQGASIGANATIVCGHNIGKYAFIGAGAVVTKEVPDYALVVGNPARQMGWMSEFGHRLNFNEEGIAVCEESGDIYKLENNKVGKL; encoded by the coding sequence ATGTCAGATTTTTTTGCACATGAAACAGCAGTGATTGATGAAGGGTGTGAAATAGGTGCCGGGACTAAAATTTGGCACTTTTCACATATAATGCCTAATTGTATTTTAGGAGAAAAATGTAACATAGGTCAGAATGTTGTCGTATCACCAAAAGTTATTCTTGGAAAAAATGTGAAGGTTCAGAATAATGTATCAATATATGAGGGAGTTACATGTGGTGATGATGTTTTTCTTGGTCCTTCTATGGTTTTTACAAATGTAATTAATCCAAGAAGTGCTGTAAATAGGAAAAATGAATATCTAAAAACTCATGTTGGTCAGGGAGCGTCTATTGGTGCTAACGCTACAATTGTTTGTGGTCACAATATTGGAAAATATGCTTTCATCGGAGCGGGAGCTGTTGTTACAAAAGAAGTTCCGGATTATGCACTTGTGGTAGGAAACCCTGCTAGACAAATGGGATGGATGAGCGAATTTGGACATCGTCTTAATTTTAACGAAGAAGGGATTGCTGTATGCGAAGAAAGTGGAGATATTTATAAACTGGAAAATAATAAGGTTGGAAAACTATAA
- a CDS encoding UDP-3-O-(3-hydroxymyristoyl)glucosamine N-acyltransferase has protein sequence MVEVQDLINLINFDKIVGNKNRKVINAIQLSSENENDDVLMWVSAKFADKLKNVKHGVIICEALDDEIVNDNCTYLVTSQPRLAFQKILSQFFTLPPKVGISKTAVIEQNCVIGKNVFIGNNVIIEENCTIGNNTSIDHNTVVKKDTIIGENVIIGCNCTIGGVGFGYEKDETGQFAFIPHIGNVVIGNFVEIGNNTCVDRAVLGQTILKENAKIDNLVHIAHGVNIGKNSLVIANAMVAGSVIVGENTWIAPSSSILNQKKIGNNVTIGLSAVVVKDVKDGETVIGSPAEEISVALGKKKLLNEKIYK, from the coding sequence ATGGTTGAAGTACAAGACTTAATAAATTTAATAAATTTTGATAAAATCGTTGGTAATAAAAACCGGAAAGTTATAAATGCCATACAACTTTCTTCAGAAAATGAAAATGACGATGTTTTAATGTGGGTTTCTGCAAAGTTTGCAGATAAATTGAAAAATGTAAAACATGGGGTGATTATTTGTGAAGCATTAGATGATGAAATAGTTAATGATAATTGCACTTATTTAGTTACCTCCCAACCCAGACTAGCATTTCAAAAGATTTTAAGTCAATTTTTTACACTTCCACCAAAAGTTGGAATTAGCAAAACCGCTGTAATTGAGCAGAATTGCGTGATTGGAAAAAACGTTTTCATTGGCAACAATGTTATTATTGAAGAAAATTGTACAATAGGAAATAATACCTCGATTGACCACAATACAGTTGTTAAAAAAGATACAATTATTGGTGAAAATGTTATTATTGGCTGTAACTGTACAATTGGTGGTGTAGGTTTTGGTTATGAAAAAGACGAAACAGGACAGTTTGCTTTTATACCGCACATAGGAAATGTAGTTATCGGAAATTTTGTAGAAATAGGTAATAATACTTGTGTCGACAGAGCAGTTTTAGGACAAACTATTTTAAAAGAAAATGCTAAAATTGATAATTTAGTTCATATTGCACATGGCGTAAATATTGGAAAAAACAGTTTAGTGATCGCAAATGCAATGGTTGCAGGCAGTGTAATAGTTGGAGAAAACACTTGGATTGCACCTTCATCTTCCATACTTAATCAGAAAAAAATAGGCAATAATGTAACCATTGGGCTCTCTGCAGTGGTAGTAAAGGATGTAAAAGATGGCGAAACTGTGATCGGAAGTCCCGCAGAAGAAATTTCAGTGGCTTTAGGGAAGAAAAAGCTTTTGAATGAAAAAATATACAAATAA
- a CDS encoding IS3 family transposase, translated as MVKPSVQREIVNFICEKYHLSERRSCLTIGISRRSYRYRSIKNDDELIEVLTQLSQDHLGYGFWKLYHKLRDLGYTWNHKRVHRVYVALNISIRRRVRKRLPTRAKENISIPLEPDQCWSMDFMSDSLYDGRRFRILNIADDYNRELLSMEIDTSICSARVVRVLNNLKQQGRKPKRIRVDNGPEFISKNLQLWAQENKIEIHYIQPGKPTQNSLIERLNKSCRNELLNMYVFKSLQDAEEKANQWWIEYNYNRPHEALGNISPKKYKQKMKEESII; from the coding sequence GTGGTAAAGCCTTCTGTACAGCGTGAAATTGTCAACTTTATTTGTGAGAAATACCATTTAAGTGAGCGTAGAAGTTGTTTGACAATAGGTATCAGTAGGCGTAGTTATCGTTACAGAAGCATTAAAAATGATGATGAATTAATTGAAGTTCTGACACAACTTTCACAAGATCATCTAGGCTATGGCTTTTGGAAACTGTATCATAAGCTTCGGGATTTAGGTTATACTTGGAATCACAAACGGGTTCATAGAGTTTATGTAGCCTTAAATATCAGTATTCGCCGAAGGGTAAGAAAAAGGCTTCCTACTAGAGCCAAAGAAAATATCAGCATTCCTCTGGAGCCTGATCAATGCTGGAGTATGGATTTTATGAGTGATAGTTTATATGATGGGAGAAGATTCCGAATATTAAATATTGCTGATGATTATAATCGGGAATTGCTTTCTATGGAAATTGATACAAGTATCTGCTCTGCAAGAGTAGTAAGGGTTTTAAATAATTTAAAACAACAGGGACGTAAGCCTAAACGCATAAGAGTTGATAATGGACCTGAGTTTATCTCTAAAAATCTTCAGCTATGGGCTCAGGAAAATAAAATAGAAATTCATTATATACAGCCTGGAAAACCAACACAAAATAGCCTTATTGAAAGACTGAACAAAAGCTGCAGAAATGAACTTCTCAATATGTATGTCTTTAAAAGTTTACAAGACGCAGAAGAAAAAGCAAATCAATGGTGGATAGAATATAACTATAATAGGCCACACGAAGCATTAGGGAATATAAGTCCTAAAAAATATAAACAAAAAATGAAAGAAGAATCTATCATTTAG
- a CDS encoding transposase has product MKKSKYSEIQVFGILKEQELGKSVIEICRNHGITQGTFYRWKSKYSGMESSDIQKMRDLESENSRLKKLYAERCLEIEALKDVLSKKW; this is encoded by the coding sequence ATGAAAAAGAGTAAGTATTCAGAGATTCAGGTTTTTGGAATTTTGAAAGAACAGGAACTTGGTAAAAGTGTAATAGAAATATGCCGTAATCATGGCATTACGCAAGGTACTTTTTATCGTTGGAAGAGTAAATATTCAGGTATGGAAAGTTCGGATATTCAAAAGATGCGAGATTTGGAGTCCGAAAATTCCAGGCTTAAGAAACTTTATGCCGAACGATGTTTAGAGATTGAAGCTTTAAAAGATGTTTTGTCAAAAAAGTGGTAA
- a CDS encoding DegT/DnrJ/EryC1/StrS family aminotransferase yields the protein MKVQMVDLKGQYEKIKEEVNIGIQECLDNTAFINGPAVKEFQQDFEKYLNVKHVIPCANGTDALQIAIMALDLKPGDEVICPAFTYVATAEVIGLLGLKPIMVDVNEDTFDIELKDLEKYLTSNTKAIVPVHLYGQSANMEEILAFAEKHNLFVIEDNAQAIGSDYTFSDGKVKKTGTIGHIGCTSFFPSKNLGCYGDGGALMTNDDDMALKIRMIANHGQEKKYYHKVLGCNSRLDTIQAAVLKVKLKHLDKYSASRNKMARYYDENLAGISEIEIPARAHNSTHVFHQYTLKIKNGKRDQLQQYLAEKNIPSMVYYPLPLYKQEAFAQYVEENFSLPVTEQLCKEVISLPIHTEFNQEVSDFIISEIKNFFNQ from the coding sequence ATGAAAGTTCAAATGGTTGATCTTAAAGGTCAATACGAAAAAATAAAAGAAGAGGTAAATATTGGGATCCAAGAATGCCTTGATAATACAGCATTTATTAATGGTCCTGCTGTAAAAGAATTTCAACAGGACTTTGAAAAGTATCTGAATGTGAAACATGTAATCCCATGTGCAAATGGAACAGATGCATTACAGATTGCTATAATGGCTTTAGATTTAAAGCCTGGAGATGAAGTAATTTGCCCGGCTTTTACATATGTTGCAACTGCCGAAGTAATTGGTCTTTTAGGTCTGAAACCGATTATGGTAGATGTAAATGAAGATACTTTCGATATTGAATTGAAAGATTTGGAAAAGTATCTTACTTCAAATACTAAAGCTATTGTCCCTGTACATCTATATGGGCAGAGTGCAAACATGGAAGAAATTCTCGCATTTGCAGAAAAACATAACTTGTTTGTTATTGAAGATAATGCACAGGCTATAGGTTCCGATTATACTTTTTCAGATGGAAAAGTTAAGAAAACAGGTACTATAGGTCATATTGGATGTACTTCTTTTTTCCCTTCCAAGAATTTAGGATGCTATGGTGACGGAGGTGCATTAATGACGAATGATGATGATATGGCTCTTAAAATAAGGATGATTGCGAATCACGGACAGGAGAAAAAATACTATCATAAAGTATTAGGGTGCAATTCAAGATTAGATACTATACAAGCTGCTGTTCTTAAGGTTAAGCTAAAACACCTTGACAAATATTCAGCATCAAGAAATAAAATGGCAAGGTATTATGACGAAAACCTTGCCGGTATTTCTGAAATTGAAATTCCTGCAAGAGCACACAACTCTACTCACGTCTTTCATCAGTATACTTTAAAAATAAAAAATGGGAAAAGAGATCAGCTACAGCAATACCTTGCTGAAAAAAATATCCCAAGCATGGTTTATTATCCTCTTCCACTATATAAACAGGAAGCTTTTGCACAATATGTAGAAGAAAATTTCTCATTACCTGTTACAGAGCAACTTTGCAAAGAAGTTATTTCTCTTCCTATCCATACAGAATTTAATCAAGAAGTTTCAGATTTTATTATTTCTGAAATTAAGAATTTTTTTAATCAATAA
- a CDS encoding glycosyltransferase, translated as MKKGLFLFADYYDATSSAIRVLRASKGLFDDVEFLYWARTGKERDNADPLYEEVRFEAFKKTAKPRSLGVLFLFFSFQYWIFKSLLQRKPTFVVSFTFFTILPSLLYKYFFNWRCKVIYDPRDYVSESFRMNAIIAGTLNFVDNIFIKLSNFVIFPDRQYFIYYGRFSLKENKYLIIPNSTEDVLEIVEKIDIRAKYNLPKEMYLIPILGYFSETRGEKILFELIERKIPNLYFVFAGDIRDEKYLTFFDKNANNVTYLGKIPYLDALAIMKNSLLVPQLYDPILKNNIYGFATKYYDCLMVGTPIITSIGMIEMSNEIESNNFGWAVGYEDTDELQRIIQVYIQNPNIIEKVKLRKYFLQKYNYTIYVKKLREVYSRFSQ; from the coding sequence ATGAAAAAAGGTTTGTTTTTATTTGCAGATTATTACGATGCAACATCGTCAGCAATTAGAGTTTTAAGAGCTTCAAAAGGCTTATTCGATGATGTGGAATTTTTGTATTGGGCAAGAACAGGAAAAGAAAGGGACAATGCTGATCCTCTTTATGAAGAAGTAAGATTTGAGGCATTCAAAAAAACAGCGAAACCAAGAAGCCTAGGTGTTTTATTTTTGTTTTTCTCTTTTCAGTATTGGATATTCAAAAGCCTACTCCAACGAAAACCAACATTTGTAGTTTCATTTACTTTTTTTACAATATTACCAAGTTTATTGTATAAATACTTTTTTAATTGGCGGTGTAAAGTAATTTATGACCCTAGAGATTATGTATCTGAGAGTTTTAGAATGAATGCTATTATTGCAGGAACCTTGAATTTCGTAGATAATATTTTTATAAAACTTTCGAATTTTGTTATTTTTCCAGATCGGCAATATTTTATATATTATGGTAGATTTTCATTAAAAGAAAATAAATATTTGATAATCCCTAATTCTACAGAAGATGTTTTAGAAATTGTTGAAAAAATAGATATTAGAGCCAAATATAATCTTCCCAAAGAAATGTACTTAATACCAATATTAGGTTATTTCTCTGAAACTCGAGGGGAGAAAATTTTGTTCGAACTTATTGAGAGGAAAATACCGAACCTCTATTTTGTTTTTGCCGGAGATATTAGGGATGAAAAATACTTGACTTTTTTTGATAAAAATGCAAATAATGTAACTTATTTAGGAAAAATACCCTATTTAGATGCACTTGCTATTATGAAAAACTCTCTTTTAGTTCCTCAATTATATGATCCTATATTGAAAAATAATATTTATGGATTTGCAACAAAATATTATGACTGTTTGATGGTAGGGACCCCTATCATTACTAGTATTGGAATGATTGAAATGTCTAATGAAATAGAAAGCAATAACTTTGGTTGGGCAGTAGGTTATGAAGATACTGATGAACTACAAAGAATTATACAAGTGTATATCCAAAATCCCAATATTATTGAGAAAGTTAAACTCAGAAAATATTTTTTACAGAAATATAATTATACTATTTATGTTAAGAAACTTCGTGAGGTATATTCACGTTTTTCACAATAG
- a CDS encoding PIG-L deacetylase family protein — MNFKKVLVLAPHTDDGELGAGGFISKLIEDGAEVFYMAFSTAEESVPEGFPKDVLKTEVKAATKVLGVKEENVLIFNYQVRKLNYVRQEILEELIRFKKENNDIDLLLIPSVNDIHQDHSTIAIEGIRAFKTKSIFSYELIWNNLSFNTQAYISLDEAHVNKKINALKEYKSQGFRDYLSEDFIRSLAVARGVQFGVKFAETFEVVRLAIK; from the coding sequence ATGAACTTTAAGAAAGTATTAGTACTTGCACCACATACTGATGATGGTGAATTAGGAGCGGGAGGTTTTATCTCAAAATTAATAGAAGATGGTGCAGAAGTTTTTTATATGGCTTTCTCTACAGCAGAAGAATCTGTTCCAGAAGGTTTTCCAAAAGATGTTTTGAAAACCGAAGTGAAAGCAGCAACGAAAGTTTTGGGCGTGAAGGAAGAAAATGTTTTGATTTTCAATTATCAGGTTAGGAAATTAAATTATGTAAGACAGGAAATCCTTGAAGAACTTATCCGTTTTAAAAAAGAGAATAATGATATAGATTTGCTTTTAATTCCAAGTGTTAATGATATTCATCAAGATCATTCAACAATTGCAATTGAAGGAATTCGAGCATTTAAAACAAAATCAATCTTTAGTTACGAATTGATTTGGAACAATCTTTCTTTCAATACACAAGCATACATTTCATTAGACGAAGCACATGTTAATAAAAAAATAAATGCTTTAAAAGAATATAAATCGCAAGGTTTTAGAGATTATTTAAGTGAAGACTTCATTCGCTCACTTGCTGTTGCAAGAGGTGTTCAATTTGGAGTAAAATTTGCAGAAACTTTTGAAGTAGTACGATTAGCAATAAAATAA